Proteins from a genomic interval of Antedon mediterranea chromosome 5, ecAntMedi1.1, whole genome shotgun sequence:
- the LOC140049862 gene encoding major facilitator superfamily domain-containing protein 8-like has protein sequence MAHPRTVSESRSRSASKLEQNLDNIGAPLTYGTELYNPRTTHGAVLHEHEDFGELSRRDMAMAETGETSEEYDIRWRSIYITYLTVFLSSTGFSLVLPSIWPYIQSVNSDAGPEILGWTIATFGLAQCIGALFFGWWADRFKVIKIAMIVSVLLTIIGNVIYAYAAVPSNVTTGVVMIIIGRFSVGLGAGDVALGRTYVSAATTMTERTKAVATLSAAIAVGYIAGPLLQTVFTKIGEEGVTWEAIQFTLNMYTTPVYTSAFLGILNIILLALRFKDCPLSFNESDDAEPGENKEANETVVEEENLLDWVAVGATCFQFCVTTLIFAAYDTIGTTFIMDMYGYEPDTAVLYQGLLLSAVAAVFVVVVFCLKFLKRILSERALFLAGFVITLAGVFIMMPWGTNTMLDEQAKRAAEEEVSLFNAPIDSGGNITYKICYQDYGWCETTAFISFPQYLIGFILNMGIGYGISVIMASTIYSKVLGNLNQGKMMGWLTAAASVARIIGPIFISQVYESQGPRMAFGIMCLIVIVSIFMIAILYERFVPYGMREIYKIHFEDLNSESDFGDKSKENAGFVADDELGTKF, from the exons ATGGCACATCCACGAACAGTGAGCGAATCACGCTCTAGATCTGCTAGTAAACTGGAACAGAACTTGGATAATATAGGAGCTCCGTTAACCTACGGCACTGAACTGTATAATCCAAGAACAACCCATGGAGCCGTGCTGCATGAACATGAAGATTTCGGTGAACTTTCAAGAag ggaCATGGCGATGGCCGAGACTGGTGAGACttctgaagaatatgatatccGATGGCGTTCAATCTACATTACGTATCTCACTGTGTTTTTATCAAGTACAG GTTTTTCATTGGTCTTGCCGTCTATATGGCCGTATATACAAAGT GTAAATAGTGACGCAGGGCCCGAGATACTTGGTTGGACAATCGCTACATTCGGCTTAGCTCAGTGCATCGGTGCACTGTTCTTCGGTTGGTGGGCAGATCGTTTCAAAGTAATCAAGATAGCAATGATAGTCTCTGTTCTACTGACTATCATTGGAAACGTAATATATGCCTATGCAGCAGTTCCGAGTAACGTAACCACCGGAGTAGTGATGATAATTATCGGTAGATTTTCTGTTGGTCTTGGTGCAG GTGACGTCGCTTTAGGTAGAACTTATGTATCAGCAGCAACAACAATGACAGAACGAACTAAAGCTGTAGCGACACTAAGCGCCGCCATTGCTGTCGGCTACATTGCGGGACCAC TTTTGCAGACGGTATTTACTAAGATTGGCGAGGAAGGAGTGACATGGGAagcaattcaattcacattaaATATGTACACAACACCAGTTTACACTAGCGCCTTTCTTGGTATACTCAACATCATCTTGCTGGCTCTCAGATTTAAGGACTGTCCTCTATCTTTTAACGAAAGTGACGACGCAGAACCCGGAGAAAACAAAGAAGCAAACG AAACTGTTGTGGAGGAGGAGAATTTGTTAGATTGGGTAGCAGTAGGGGCAACGTGTTTCCAGTTCTGTGTGACAACTTTAATATTCGCTGCCTACGACAC GATTGGCACGACATTTATAATGGATATGTATGGTTATGAACCGGACACTGCTGTACTTTATCAAGGTCTTCTACTTTCGGCTGTTGCCGCCGTATTTGTAGTTGTCGTCTTCTGCCTGAAGTTTCTGAAAAG GATATTAAGTGAACGTGCTTTATTTTTGGCTGGTTTTGTAATTACTCTTGCTGGTGTGTTTATTATGATGCCATGGGGAACTAATACAATGCTGGACGAACAAG CAAAGAGAGCAGCAGAAGAGGAAGTTTCTCTTTTCAACGCTCCTATCGATTCCGGTGGAAATATAACATACAAGATTTGCTATCAGGATTACGGTTGGTGCGAAACCACGGCGTTCATTAGCTTTCCCCAATACCTGATCGGGTTTATTTTAAACATGGGCATAGGATATGGAATTTCTGTCATCATGGCGTCGACAATTTACTCAAAAGTTCTTGGAAATTTGAATCAG gGTAAAATGATGGGGTGGCTGACTGCAGCTGCCAGTGTTGCTCGTATCATAGGCCCAATATTCATCTCTCAAGTGTATGAATCTCAAGGCCCTCGTATGGCATTCGGCATCATGTGtcttattgttattgtatctATATTCATGATCGCCATTTTGTACGAGAGGTTTGTACCGTACGGAATGCGAGAAatctataaaatacattttgaagaTTTGAACTCGGAAAGTGACTTCGGTGACAAAAGTAAAGAGAATGCAGGATTTGTCGCTGACGATGAATTAGGAACGAAGTTCTGA
- the LOC140049861 gene encoding major facilitator superfamily domain-containing protein 8-like, whose translation MAHPRTVSESRSRSASKLEQNLDNIGAPLTYGTELYNPRTTHGAVLHEHEDFGELSRREMAMAETGETSEEYDVRWRSIYITYLTVFLSSTGFSLVLPSIWPYIQSVNSDAGPEILGWTIATFGLAQCIGALFFGWWADRFKVIKIAMIVSVLLTIIGNVIYAYAAVPSNVTAGIVMIIIGRFSVGLGAGDVALGRTYVSAATTMTERTKAVATLSAAIAVGYIAGPLLQTVFTKIGEEGVTWEAIQFTLNMYTTPVYTSAFLGILNIILLALRFKDCPLSIINESDDAETGENKEGNQTVVEEENLLDWVAVGTTCFLFCVTTFVFAAYDTIGTTFIMDMYGYEPDTAVFYQGLLLSAVAGVFVVVVFCLKLLKRILSERALFLAGFVITLAGVFIMMPWGTNTMLDEQAKRAAEEEVSLFNTVIDTGGNITYKICYQEYVWCETTAFITLPQYLIGFILNMGIGYGFAFIMASTIYSKVLGNLNQGKMMGWLTAAASVARIIGPIFISQVYESQGPRMAFGIMCLIVIVSIFMIAILYERFVPYGMREIYKIHFEDLNSESDYGDKSKDNAGFIADDELGTKF comes from the exons gGAAATGGCGATGGCCGAGACTGGAGAGACCTCTGAAGAGTATGATGTCCGATGGCGTTCAATCTACATTACTTATCTCACTGTGTTTTTATCAAGTACTG GTTTTTCATTAGTCTTACCGTCTATATGGCCGTATATACAAAGT gTTAATAGTGACGCTGGACCCGAGATACTTGGTTGGACAATCGCTACATTCGGCTTAGCTCAGTGCATAGGTGCACTGTTCTTCGGTTGGTGGGCAGATCGTTTCAAAGTAATCAAGATAGCAATGATAGTCTCTGTTCTACTGACTATCATTGGAAACGTAATATATGCCTATGCAGCAGTTCCGAGTAACGTAACCGCCGGAATAGTGATGATAATCATCGGTAGATTTTCTGTTGGTCTTGGTGCAG GTGACGTCGCTTTAGGTAGAACTTATGTATCAGCAGCAACAACAATGACAGAACGAACTAAAGCTGTAGCAACCCTAAGCGCCGCCATTGCTGTCGGCTACATCGCAGGACCAC TTTTGCAGACGGTATTTACTAAGATTGGCGAGGAAGGAGTGACATGGGAAGCAATtcaatttacattaaatatGTACACAACACCAGTTTACACTAGCGCCTTTCTTGGTATACTCAACATCATCTTGCTGGCTCTTAGATTTAAGGACTGTCCTCTATCTATTATTAACGAAAGTGACGACGCAGAAACCGGAGAAAACAAAGAAGGAAACC aAACTGTTGTGGAAGAGGAGAATTTGTTAGATTGGGTAGCAGTGGGGACGACTTGTTTCCTGTTCTGTGTGACAACATTTGTATTCGCTGCCTACGACAC GATTGGCACAACATTTATAATGGATATGTATGGTTATGAACCGGACACGGCTGTATTTTATCAAGGTCTTCTACTTTCGGCTGTTGCCGGTGTGTTTGTAGTTGTTGTCTTCTGCCTGAAGCTTCTGAAAAG GATATTAAGTGAACGTGCTTTATTTTTGGCTGGTTTTGTTATTACTCTTGCTGGTGTGTTTATTATGATGCCATGGGGAACTAATACAATGCTGGACGAACAAG CAAAGAGAGCAGCAGAAGAGGAAGTTTCTCTTTTCAACACTGTTATCGATACCGGTGGCAATATAACATACAAGATTTGCTATCAGGAATACGTTTGGTGCGAAACCACGGCGTTCATTACCTTGCCCCAATACCTGATCGGCTTTATTTTAAACATGGGCATAGGATATGGATTTGCTTTTATCATGGCGTCGACAATTTACTCAAAAGTTCTTGGCAATTTGAATCAG GGTAAAATGATGGGGTGGCTGACTGCAGCTGCCAGTGTTGCTCGTATCATAGGCCCAATATTCATCTCTCAAGTGTACGAATCTCAAGGCCCTCGTATGGCATTCGGCATCATGTGtcttattgttattgtatctATATTCATGATCGCCATTTTGTACGAGAGGTTTGTACCGTACGGAATGCGAGAAatctataaaatacattttgaagaTTTGAACTCGGAAAGTGACTACGGTGACAAAAGTAAGGACAATGCAGGATTTATCGCAGACGATGAATTAGGAACAAAGTTCTGA